The stretch of DNA TAAGTGCTTTAGATGTTAGTGCAAATACGGCATTGGTGGAATTATATTGTAATGCTAACCAATTAAGTGCTTTAGATGTTAGTGCAAATACGGCGTTGGTGGAATTATATTGTAATGCTAACCAATTAAGTGCTTTAGATGTTAGTGCTAGTACAGCGTTGGTGGAATTATATTGTTATAACAATCAATTAACCTTCTTAGATATTGGTGGAAATATAGCCTTGACACACTTAATGTGTAGTTCTAACCAGTTGACGACTCTAAACACTAATACGAATCTAGCTTTGATTGCATTAGATTGTAATGCTAACCAAATAGGCTCTTTAGATGTTAGTTCTAATACAGCATTGACAATTTTATATTGTCATGATAATCATCTAGTAAGTTTAAATCTTAAAAATGGAAATAATACGATTCTTAGTTCTTTTAATGCAACGAATAATTCCAACTTAAGTTGTATCCAAGTAGATGATGTTAATTATTCTACTATGAATTGGACGGGAATTGATGGAACAGCAAGTTTTAGTTTACACTGTGGTGTTGTGCCTATTTCTACCAGTTTAGGAAGATTAGAAAATATAGAAGTCTATCCGATTCCAACAAATCACCAACTGCAAATCAATTTGGGACAAACTTATAAGAATGTACTCCTAGAATTGAGGAATGCTATAGGGCAAGTTATTTTAGTTAGGACTTATACCGATGATATCCAAGAACTAGCTCTAGATTTGGAAGGAGATAATGGCGTATACTTTTTAACATTAAAAGTAAAAAATAGCGTAACGACTATTAAAGCTATAAAAGGCACGCTATAATATATATATAATCTACCTTCTTTATTTAAGCTCATTTCAAAACGATTAAGGGGATGTATTGAGCTATCCTTCTAAGACGATTTCTAATAGATGCTTTATAATGGAGTCTTCTAATGTGCAATTCTACTTGCGATTTCATCAACTAAAGAAAAAGGCCTAATTTACGCTTAATGACTTTTGCCCACTTGCTTACTTTTTATAAGAGCAAAAAAAATTGCTAAAAATTTTGTAGATTTATAGCAATAAAAACTATAAAAGATGGCGAAAAGAAAAAGCCAAGTAATTTGGCTAGGTTTTGCTCATGTCAAGAGCATGGGCTTGGGGAAAAAGGTTGGGAATTTGGAGGGAGCACAGACTTATATTGCTACTCGTGCAGATTCTGCGGAAGAATTTAAACATAAGGTAATTGCTATTTTTAGACAAAATAAATTTCAATTGATTGCTTTGGATGCAATTGAGAATGAATTTGATGTGCCCAAGGATGAGTCTGACCCTATTGCCGCCGAAAAAATTGAATTATTTAAGCGCCTTACAAAAGGAAACTTTTTTGCTTGGGGCAACTTCTATCCCTATGGAGAAAAAGAGCAATAAAATACTCCTTTATGAAGACAGCAACAGTTAAGGAACTCAAACTTGAATTAAGTGAGCGAAAGCCACAAGAATTGTTAGAATTATGTTTGCGACTGGCCAAATTCAAAAAAGAAAATAAGGAATTATTGACTTATTTATTGTTTGAGGCTTCTGATGAAGCTACTTATATAGCAACTATAAAGCAAGAAATTGAAGAAGGGTTTCAACAAATTAATAAGACAAGTTATTATTTGATTAAAAAGAGTGTCCGCAAAATTCTGCGTGCTTGTACCAAGTATATTCGTTATTCAAAAAAGAAAGAAACAGAAGTCGATATTCGACTTTTTTTCTGCTATGAACTCATCCGAATGCGACCTACTTTTAAGCAAAATACAGTCCTTAAAAATATGTATCACCAACAGCTTAAATTAATTCGAAAAGTAGTTGGTTCTTTACACGAGGATTTGCAATATGATTATCAACTAGAGCTAGAAGAACTAGAGCAAGCCTATCAAAGAAGATAGGCGTTTGCTTAGTTCAGAATGCGTTCAGCACTTAATTGTTTGGTATACAAACTGTGATATTTTCCTCCTTGCTTCATCAAGTCACTATGACTACCATCTTCTATGATTTTTCCCTTTTGAATCACCAAAATTCGATCGCAATTTTTGATGGTAGACAAACGATGAGCAATAATAATAGCGGTACGGTTTTGAAGCATTTTATGAATGCTTTGTTGAATTTTTGCCTCCGTAATGGTATCAATAGATGAGGTAGCCTCATCCATAATGATAATTTTAGGATTGGGTAAAATTGCTCTAGCAAAAGAAAGCAATTGCTTTTCACCCATGGATAAATTTTCGCCTTCTTCCCCAACAGCTTCATCCAATCGATTAATAAATTGTGTGGCACCAACCAATTCTAATGCTGCAATAATCTCTGTGTCTGTTGCTTCTTTTTTGGCATAGCGAATATTGTCTCGAATAGAACCAATAAAGAGGTGAGGCGTTTGTAAAACCATACCCAATTGGCTGCGCAAACTATGAATGGTCTTTTGTTGATAATCTTCACCATCAATTTTGATGCATCCATTTTGAGGTTCATAAAAACGAGCTACTAAATTGGCAATGGTAGACTTTCCTTCTCCCGTTGCTCCCACCAAGGCAATCGATTGTCCTGCGTTAATCTGTAAGTTGAAGTTTTCAAGAACAGGGTGTTCGGGATTGTAATAAAAGTCAACTTGCTCAAAACGAATTGCTCCTTTTATAGCACCAAAGGCTGTGGCTCCCGCTTGATCTTGAATGCTTATTGGTTCATCAATTAATGAAAAAATTCGCTCTCCTGCGGACAAAGACCCTTGTGCACGTGCATAAAACATAGAAATGTCAACAATGGGAATAAAGATTTTGGTAGCATAATCAATTGCTGCAATTAAAGTCCCCACCGTAATAATAGCAGGAATAGCAAGGGTCATTTTACCACCAAAATATACAACAAAAGCAGCAGCAAAAGAACCTGTTAAAATGACAACAGGTATATACATAGCAGTGTAATAAGAGGCTCGATAAGAAGCATGATGCATACGACCACTTAAGGCTTGAAATTCTTGACTAACACGGGCTTCTTGAGCCGTACTTTTATTGACAACAATCCCATTGATATGTTCTGAAAAAGTAGCCGTCAATTCACTATTTATTTTTCGAGAGGCTCTAGAATATTGTAATACCAATAGTCTGATTTTGACAGAAACCACTAGCATAAAAGGAATAGAAAGTGCTACGATCAATCCTAATTTCCAACTGTATATAAATAAAACAACTAGACAAAATGAAATCATAGAAATTCCCCAAAATGCTTCTAGTAAGCCCCAAGAAATAACTTCAGCAACACGGTCGGTATCAGAGGTCAAACGAGTAAGCAACCAGCCTGAAGCAGAACGATCATAAAACGAGAACGACAACTTTTGTAAACGTTCAAACATGGCTTTTCGCAAATCGTGCATAACATATTCTTGGATACGTCCAGCATAACGGATAAATAGATAAACGCCTATGGCTTGGATGAGTCCTATTAGAATAAAAATACCTGTATAGTAGTAAATCAAACTAAAATCTAGAACATAATTAGTTCCTTGGTCTTGTGCCAGTTTTAGTGCTTCCAATTGGGGCGTAATGGCATCGTCTATCATGACTTTCAACAACAAAGGAAAAAGCGCATCTGCCACGGCAACTATCATTACCCAAAAAAGCAAGCCAAGTACCCATTTAGGATATTGCCAAGCATAGCCTCCAATTCTTTTTAGAAAAGGCAATAGGGCGCGCTTGCTGCTAAATTGTTGGTCTGTTAATGTATTCGTTTTCATGAAAATTTAGCTTAAAAAGGTACGGTTTAAAAAACAACAAAAAATGAATAACGCTTGGTTAATAACTTTATAAAAATTACTGGATAGAATCTTCAATACTAGATTGTATATCATATACTTCTCGGTAAAAACTTTTGTTTTTTAATAACTCCTTGTGCGTCCCTAATTCTAAAACCTTACCATCTGTTAGCACTAGAATTTTATCTGCATCCTGTATAGAAGTTAATCGATGAGCAATAATAAAGGTAGTTTTGCCCTTCATCCGTTTATTTAGAGCCTGTTGCATTTTGAATTCCGTTTCGGTATCAACAGCAGAAGTCGCATCATCTAATACTAAGATAGCTGGATCACTTAGTAAGGTTCTAGCTAAGGCAACTCGCTGTTTTTGACCTCCTGAGAGTGTTACTCCCTTTTCGCCGACTAGGGTTTCATAACCTGCGCTCATTTTATGGATAAAGTCTGTTACACAGGCGTCATCTGCTACGCTTTCTAAATCTTCTTCCGAAACATCAGTCTGTTGAGACAATTGCGTTTGTCCATGAATATTTTTTCGAGCATAAGCAATATTCTCTCGAATAGAAGTAGAAAATAAAAAGGGTTTTTGGAGTACGACTCCAAATTGTTGCCGCAAAAATACTTTATCGTAGGAGGTTAATGGCTTACCATTTAATAAAATCAAACCATCGTCAGGTTCGTAAAAACGTAATAAAAGCGCAATAATCGTCGATTTTCCTGCACCAGTACTGCCCATTATAGCTAGCTTTTCGCCTAGATTTACGTTAAAACTAACATCTTGCAAAGCCCATTTCCCTGTTGTGGTTTTATTGGCATTGGGATAGGCAAACCAGACGTTTCTGAATTCAATTTCTCCCAGTTGTTCTTCTGAATTAGCAGCAGGTTGCAGGTTGTAATCTTCTGTTTCTGCCTCTAGAATTTGGGTAATTCGCTCCATGGCAACGCCAGCCATTCCCAATTGAGAAACAATACGCCCTAAATTTCGCATGGGCCAAGTAACCATGACAGCATAGGCAAAGAAACTAGTGTATTCTCCTACTGTAATCTCCCCTAATAAGGCATAATATCCTCCTGCAAATAAAGATAGGGCGATTTGAACATTGACCAACCAATCAGAAAAGGGCCAGAATAACATGTGCAAATCAATATGTCTGACGCCTATTGTTCGCTTTGCTTTATTTTGTGCTGCAAAACGATGCGTCTCATTTTCTTCTTCTGCAAATGCTTGAACCACCCGAATTCCAGCTAGGTTCTCCTGAATAATAGCAGTTAATTTATCTTGTTCATTTTCATGTTCTTCCCATACTGTTTGCTCCTTTTTAAAGAAAAAATAAGAAGTTAATATAATGGGAACAAATAAAGCAATAGAGATAAGTGCATAACTAGGGTGTACCATCCACATCATTGCAAATGCACCAGTGGCAATGGCTGCTAGCCGAATCAGTTCAGAAATTTGTGTGCCAATAAATTTTTGAATCGTTCCTATATCTCCTGTGCAGCGTTGAATCAATTCGCCAGTAGGAATTTTACTCATTTGAGATAAAGACAAACTCTGTATATGTGCAAATAAACGATCTCTAAAAGCCTTAATGGCTTTTTCGGTACTATCTGCTACAATTATATTGGCCGTAAACCAGCTTAGCGCTTTTATGGCTACAATGGAAACCAACAAAACTCCCAAACAAAATAAAAACCAGTGAAGGTTATCGGAGTTGTTGGTTGGCAATACAGCATAAAAAAGGTAAACTAAAAAATCAGGTTCTTGGTGAGTAGCTGTTGTTGCAAAATGTTCTACCACTCCATCAATAGCGATTTGTATGACCTTGGGCTCTAACATTCTTACTAAAGAAGAAAATGTTAATAGAAGCCCTGCTATTAAATATCGGTTTTTCCATTGCCCCAATACTCCCCAAAGTTGGTAAAATTTTTGCATGATTAACGTAAATTAAAATTCCCTCTAAATTTCTTATTAAACGTATCTTTAATAGATGCTAACGTGCCACAAACAGTAAAAAATAGGCATTAGTTCCCACTACTAAACAGAATTTTAAACTTTAAAAGAGTATCCGATTATTTTCAAGTGTTAATTAATTGTCAAAATATATTTAGATCGTATACAATTATTTAAGTATGTGACTATCCAAAAAGAAGTAAAAATAATCTATGAGACGATTCTATTTCTTGCTATTATTGTCAATAATAATAACAGGATGCCAGCAACAACAAGTACCAGAAACACTATATGATTTAGAAGGGCAAAGTATTACAAGCCAAACGAGGGAAATGCAACGATCAATCTTATACCAAGTTCCCAAAGAACGAGTGTTGAACCAGCCCATAAAAATATTTGATGGATATGTTTTAGAGCGCATCAAAAATCAAAAAAATGTAAGGTTAAAAATCCAGAACGATAACGGAGAATTATTGATGTTTGAGATAGAAGAAGAATTAGCGAATCAACTAAGACAGAATATGGAATTAATTGTTCGTTATAGCCATGTTAAGGGGGAGGTAGTTGTGGTAGAAATTAGAAAAAAATCTTGATTTTAGTAATGAATAAGTTGTTGTTAATTAATGCGGTATCGCTATTGAAGAACAGGTCATAATTACTACTAATTATGACCTGTTTTAAAAGATATAGAACTTACATTAGTTTCCATTCTACAGAGATAAATTTCTCTGCCCAAGGGAATTTTATAAAAGTAAAGCTCCAAGGAAGTGTTTTTAGCAAGATGTCAAAGGTTTGTTTTTGAACCTGTAATAGCCATTTTCCTTCTTCTTCTTTCACGGTACCTTCTCTAATCAAAAAAGAACCCCTTAATGAATTTGGGGTCATACTTTTCATTTTGGGCCAGTTGTGGATAACCCCTCCCAATAGGCTTTCAGCAGTTTTTAATTCATCGGGGGTAAATTCAATACCAAAAGGAACGGGCTCTGTAATCGGAAAGTTACAGAATATTTTATTTAATAAAAGTTCATTCTCTGGCGCTTCGGTTTTTCCTGTTACCAAATATTGAAGAAGATGAATGGCCTTGTACTGAGCGTCAATATCAACAAACTCTTTCTTTTTAACATAGCCTAACATGGAAAATAGACGACCAATATAAGGCCAAAGAAGCACCATTCCTGCATTGTATACTTGAAGCGGTTCATCAATAGGAGCGAGGATAGGAGTTTTGGGTTTCCGTTTCTTTTTGGGTACTTCAGGCTCAACAACAGGAGGCGTTTCCGTTTTGTTAATCTCTTCTACAATAAAATCTTTTTGTTGCTCTAAATCTTTTACTTTTAGTGTCTGCTTCACTTTTTCTTGTTGGAGCCGATCTTGTTCTTCGGTTAAAATAGCATTAGACTGTTTAATCCGACGGTTTTGAAATCTAGTGAAAATAGCATCAATATTGGCTCTTAGGCGGATAAAATCTTTTTTTGTTTTATCATCTTTGACCACCTCAATCATTTCATCAACTTGAACCTGCTGCTGTTGCCACAATAAGGTAATTTGTTCTTGAACTTTTTTTAATGCTTCAAGACTAGTAGCTTGATTTAATTCCTTTTCTAAACGTTTTTGAGCAGTGCTTAGCATTTGTCCATGCGCCAACAAGTTCTTTTGATCTTGACGCTTAATGATCTTAACGATTTGTTGTTGAATTTCAGCTCTTTCAGGACTATGTTCGCTAGGGTTTTGGGCATAATATTGTTCCAATGCTTCCCATTCTTTCCACAATTGTATTGGGGCAACACGATTTATTTTTTGAAGTAGCTGTTGCTGCTGTTTGTCTAATTGTTGCGAACGTTTTAGATCTTCTAAACGAACTATTTTGGGGGCTGATTGATGGATGATTTCCAGTAGCGATTGACGGTAGGCAACATCCGCTATACTGGGGGCAAGTGCTAGTAAATCTTGAATAAAAAGTGCATGGCTATGGTCTTCATCCTCTAAATCCTTTAACAAGGTAGGTAATTTTTGGAGGGCAGAAGGCATTGCTTTGCTAAGGTCTGCTTGCAATTCAATTTGGCGTTCCAATAAAGAAAGCTCAAATGCCTTTTCTTCCATCAATGCCTCCACTTGAATATTTTTAGCTGTCTCCGCTTCTAATTGTAACGCTAGATCTGCTAAGCTTGCTGTCAACTGACGGATTTGGCGCTCTACTTTTCGTAACAAAGGAGGTCTACGGAATTTTAATAACTTTAGTTGAGCTTGATACAAAGCAATCTTGCGTTTATTTTCAAGGCGTTTTAGTGCATCTGCTCGCTTTTTTTCTCCTTCTTCGATGGTTGTATCTACTTTCTCTTCTTCCCCTGTTTTCTCTGTTTCCTTTTTTTCTTGTTCTTCTGCGGCACTTTTAATTAAGGCTTCTAGTTCTAAGCTATATTTTTCGATGGCAGCCTCTAACTCCACTAATTTATAGGATTGTTCAGGTATTCCTTGATATTCTGCGGACTCTTCAGACAAAATATCTACCATCACAGTAGACGTTTCGGTGTATTCTTTAGCGATAAAATTAATCTGCTCGTTTAGGTTTGCCCGCAACTCTGCATCTTTTGCATGCTTTTCTTCCATCTTTAATGCTTCAACTTCTAACATTAAAATGGAGATAAGCCAAGAGCTTTTAGAACTCGTTCCCAATACCGATTTGATACGGCGTTTGGTTTCTGTTAATAAGGCTAATATTTTGCGGCCTGTTTTCTGTTGTTTAGCAAGGAATATAGCTTTGATATAGTTGATGGGGTCAAAACGTTCCTGTTGTTGACTTAGAAAGAGATTGAACAGTACATCCTTCTCCAAATCCAATTTAGTAGTTCCTGCTATCTTTTTAAAATCTTCAAAATGTCGCTGAACGGGCAATAAAGCTTTTGGGCGTACCAAATGGACAATTTCCCAAAACGTATCGTCCGAAAATTCAGTAATAATAAGGTTGCGAACATTAGACAGCCTCAATGAGTTGAAAATAACTTGAGTGGCTTCTGCTTTATTGATTTGAATTTGTTCTAAGAGTAAATGTTCAAATTTTTCTTTAGAATCATAGCCCAACTCTTTCGCTTTTGTGGTGAGCTGTCCCGTAGACATAAAGGTCGCTAACAACTCTAATTTTTGTTGATTATTAAGATAAGTTCCTTCCTCTTTTTGTTGTACCTCTTGTGCATAAAGCACCAACTCCCGCTCTAAGGCATTTACTTTTTTATCTTTGGCTAATTGTTCGTTCCACTCCAAAAAGGGTATAAAATCACCCCCTTTGTTTTTAATGATATTATTGGTGTATTCTATTAGCTTGGTAGGAGAAATGTTGTAGGCTCTCGCTATTTGTAAGGTGACTTCTTTCGTAAAGGTTTGAGGATTAAAAGCCTGACGATTACTTAACAACTGTTCTACTATGATTCCCCATTGGAATTTTTTGCGTTCTGTATCTGTGAGCGCTTCAAAACCTTGTGCAAAATGAATGGTATATAACAATTCTGCCTGCACAAAGATGGTTTTTATATCATTGGGGTATAATTGACGCAATACGGTTTGTATAGCTTGCTCTGACAACTGGTTAATGGTACGTTCCCAAACAACAGGATATTTACCAATTTGTTGCAAGGCACGGCGCAATTTTTCAGGGCTTTTGGAGGCAAATTCTAAAAACAACTCTTCTATGGACTGCTTAGGTAAATCTTCTGCCCACCAAGGGCTTGCCCCATATTGTAGCATAAAAATTAAAGCATCTAATTTGGAAGTGCCAGTTGGTTCTACTACATCTAGCCCCTTATTATCAACTACGGTTAAGGTGGTTTTTAAGGCTTCTTGCAATTCTTTTTCATGGGCAATTAATTGCTCAATATACTCATTTAGCTTGATCAATTCTTTCTGCAATCGACTTCGTTCTTGACGCAAATGCTGTTTTTCTTCTGCAGTAATATTGCCTCGCAAGGCCTTGTTGATGTCAACTAAAAATAACTCAATATCCTTTTGATCTAGTTTTAATTGATGAACGACATTTTGAATCGCACGATGATATTTACCAATGCGATTATTAACCCGTTTGATGCGCTGTTGGGCAATACTGCCAACCTTTGAGTTTAGCTTATTTTTGTCTTTTAGCAGCTTCTCAACTTCTTTATTTAAGGTGTCTTGTAGCTTTTTAAATTCCTTTTCGGTCGTAGACAAGCGTTTTTCGAGTATTTTTTGTTCTTGTGTTTGGGCAAATTGTAATTGATTTTTGAGCGCCTGTCGTTGTTGTATTAATACTTCGATATCAAGAGGCATGTCCATATCCTCCAACTCTTCCATTGTTTGTTCTAGTTGGCGGATTTTTTTAGAAAATGCCCTCAGTTGCCCCAATTCAATAGCAGAAATAGTCCCTTTTGCCTGTTTTTGGAGCAATTTTTCCAATTCTTTTTCTACAACCTTATAATCCTTTTTGGCTTTACGAAGCTCTTTTCGTTCAACATCTAGTTTTTGTTGTAAGTGCTCATCCAACTGATCTAAAGTAGATCGAATTGCAGTATCGCTTTTTTTACGTCGAACACTCTTGTAACTTTCTTTTACTAAGATTTCATAAGGCGTTTGTGTAGCAATAGCAAGCTCTTCTAATACTAATTTAACAAAAGTCTTTTTTACAAACTTATTTTTCTTTTGAAGGAAGAAATAATCAATTACCTCTGTTAAAACAATGGTTCTTAATTTTGAACTACTAATCGATTGACCAATATTTTGCCGATTAGAAGTTAAGAACTCTAAATCCTTTAAACTAGCTTGAATGAATTTGATGTTTTCATTAGGAGTAGGCTCTAATAATTGTAAAATTTTATCCGTAGAAAATTGAAAAATTAAACGTTGTATAAAATTGGAGTTATCGGCATGTCGCTCAAGCATGCGCTGAATGTCAATTAACTGACGTTCTAATAACTGATGGAAAAGCTCCTGAAGGGACTGTTTGGACTCTACGGCTGCCCAACTGGGAATAGCACCATACTCTAAGAAATATTCTAAAATCTGAATATCTTGATATCTTCCCTCAAAACCAGCACGAACTTTTGTTTTTACGGCACTAGAAGGTACTTTTCGTTGTTGTACTTCAGCAATGATATGTCGAGCAAATGTTCGTTCTTTATAGCTTATGGTACCCAAAGCAGAGCTTCCATCAAATACATAGTTGATAGCGGCACTTAAAATGGCTTTCTCTGATTTTTGACCCAGCTTTTTTTTGAGTAGTATAATTTGCTTTTTTGCCTGATGTATTTTTTGACCATAAAGCAGTTCAAAAAATACATTTAATTGAGCAGCAGAAAACTGTTGGTATAGACGTTCTCGGACTTTTTTATCTTTACGCAATAGAAAGATACGCTGAACTAAGTGTTTAGCATTCCTACTGGTTAAATCATCAAAAATGTCACTAATCGTACCATTGTCAGTACTCGCCCAAGTTGGATAATAGCCATTAATAAGAAAAAATTCAAGAACGCCCATTTTTGAAAACCGCTGTCTTTTTCCACTTTTGCTAGCCGCTTTTTTTTCCATACGACCAATCTTCGCTTTGAGCTCTCGTTCTACTATTTGTTTGATTTTCTTTATAATTGCTTTTTCTAAATCAGCAGGTTCTTCAAAATCAAAGCTGCCCAAATCTAAGGTAAGCTCATCGATTTGAATATCGACATCTTGGGGGGCAATTTTATCAAATACCCTATCCAGTTCTTTACCAATATGTTCTTTGTAGAAGTAGATAAAGTTTTGTTGTACTTGATTGATTTCATTATCGTCATCAATCCCTTCAATGTCTAAATTGATGATTTGATGCTCAATGGTATGTTTATTTTCTTTTTTTGTCAAAGTCTAAAGATTGAAAAGGGGTAATAGCACAAAATAATTCAATAAATTTATTAATTTTTGAGGATTAAATACTCAAAAAAAAAATAATATGCTCAATTTATCTATTGATCCAGTAAATATTGAAGCCTCTTTTGATCAAATCGCCGATCAATTGTTCAACCAATACTTGTTATCAATTGGTAAAAAAAGGTATCAATTTACAGAAATCGAATTTTATTATAATACAATAGCAGCAACTAAAGATAATTTTGCGCACCAACATGGCGAGGAATATTTGGACGGAACATGGCGACTGCACAGTTCGGGATTAGATATTGTCCTAAAAGGAATAGGAAGTTATTATGGTGGAATTTTAATTCGAGGGATACAGGAATTGGATGAACAGTTCCAGCCAATAGGTACTCCAATTGATGGCCCATGGAACACGGTAACGACTTGTGTGCGAGAAATGGGAGCCGTTGATAAGACTAAAAGCTTTGTTTTGACAAAACGGTTGGAGGATAAAAAACGAAAATTTATAAAATCGCCACGAGTGGGGTTATTTTTGAAGGAAGCAGAAAATTTAGAATATATTTGCAAACCATGGCGTTATACTTCTATTCCTGTTGTTACTAAAAAATATCGACACTTGGTTTATTTGCAACTTTGTTTGGATAAAAATAAAATGACAGAAACAGAGCACACTTCCATCCTCGAACAACTGGGCTTAAGCCAACGTTCTATGGAAGATTATAAACGTTATTTTGAAGCAGGAAAACACACGGATTTGGACACTTTAGTAGGAGGAAAAACAACCGTAGAAAATACCTGTAAATTGTTTGGTCACTATACAATAAAATTATGAAATACTTTTTTGGGATAATTTTGGGGCTTTTTATGATGGGGCAAACAGAATTGAATGCACAATATTATGACCAAACCATTGGTTTGCGTGTAGGAACTTCTGTTGAAGCCAGTTATAAAAGATTTATATTTTATACACCAAAGATACAACAAGCGATAGAGTTTTTAGGTGGTTTTCAAGTAGACGAGGGAATCTTTTTTCCTGGAGTTGTTTACGACCAACCGCTTAATAATGGCTATGTCTTTGAGACCTTATGGGTTTTCCATTTGGATTTGGGCTTTGATACTAATTTTTCGGGTTTTGCAGGGGCTGGAGGCTATTTAGGAGCTTATACAGAAACAGGGAAAACCGCCTTTTTTGGAGGAGGTTTTACAGCCGTTGTAGGAGTAGAATATACCTTCTCTCATGCTCCTGTTAGTGTAAGTGTGGATTGGAAACCTATTATTGGGTTTCCTAGGCTTAGCCTAGCTAGAGGAAGTCTAACCTTGCGTTATGTTTTGCCGACAACTTGGCAGTAGAATAAAGAATTCTTTGCGTTTTTGCTTAAAAAATCCCAAATTAGCAGACTCGTATAAAATCTAAGTTTAATTAAGGCAAGCGTAAACTTTTGTTGGTTCAATAGAATAAAACGCACGAACTACTGAG from Aureispira anguillae encodes:
- a CDS encoding T9SS type A sorting domain-containing protein codes for the protein MKFHLYTILITSLLLLVSSVCTIQAQIVTIPDANFKAKLIANLSINTNGDTEIQVSEAQNYTGAIIVNADNITSLVGIEMFIALNHLECSYNFLSSLDVSANTALTYLDCSFNQLSALDVSMNTALAELYCNANQLSALDVSANTALTELHCYNNQLSALDVSTNTALTELYCNANQLSVLDISTNTALVKLYCNANQLSALDVSANTALVELYCNANQLSALDVSANTALVELYCNANQLSALDVSASTALVELYCYNNQLTFLDIGGNIALTHLMCSSNQLTTLNTNTNLALIALDCNANQIGSLDVSSNTALTILYCHDNHLVSLNLKNGNNTILSSFNATNNSNLSCIQVDDVNYSTMNWTGIDGTASFSLHCGVVPISTSLGRLENIEVYPIPTNHQLQINLGQTYKNVLLELRNAIGQVILVRTYTDDIQELALDLEGDNGVYFLTLKVKNSVTTIKAIKGTL
- a CDS encoding ABC transporter ATP-binding protein, with amino-acid sequence MKTNTLTDQQFSSKRALLPFLKRIGGYAWQYPKWVLGLLFWVMIVAVADALFPLLLKVMIDDAITPQLEALKLAQDQGTNYVLDFSLIYYYTGIFILIGLIQAIGVYLFIRYAGRIQEYVMHDLRKAMFERLQKLSFSFYDRSASGWLLTRLTSDTDRVAEVISWGLLEAFWGISMISFCLVVLFIYSWKLGLIVALSIPFMLVVSVKIRLLVLQYSRASRKINSELTATFSEHINGIVVNKSTAQEARVSQEFQALSGRMHHASYRASYYTAMYIPVVILTGSFAAAFVVYFGGKMTLAIPAIITVGTLIAAIDYATKIFIPIVDISMFYARAQGSLSAGERIFSLIDEPISIQDQAGATAFGAIKGAIRFEQVDFYYNPEHPVLENFNLQINAGQSIALVGATGEGKSTIANLVARFYEPQNGCIKIDGEDYQQKTIHSLRSQLGMVLQTPHLFIGSIRDNIRYAKKEATDTEIIAALELVGATQFINRLDEAVGEEGENLSMGEKQLLSFARAILPNPKIIIMDEATSSIDTITEAKIQQSIHKMLQNRTAIIIAHRLSTIKNCDRILVIQKGKIIEDGSHSDLMKQGGKYHSLYTKQLSAERILN
- a CDS encoding ABC transporter ATP-binding protein, with translation MQKFYQLWGVLGQWKNRYLIAGLLLTFSSLVRMLEPKVIQIAIDGVVEHFATTATHQEPDFLVYLFYAVLPTNNSDNLHWFLFCLGVLLVSIVAIKALSWFTANIIVADSTEKAIKAFRDRLFAHIQSLSLSQMSKIPTGELIQRCTGDIGTIQKFIGTQISELIRLAAIATGAFAMMWMVHPSYALISIALFVPIILTSYFFFKKEQTVWEEHENEQDKLTAIIQENLAGIRVVQAFAEEENETHRFAAQNKAKRTIGVRHIDLHMLFWPFSDWLVNVQIALSLFAGGYYALLGEITVGEYTSFFAYAVMVTWPMRNLGRIVSQLGMAGVAMERITQILEAETEDYNLQPAANSEEQLGEIEFRNVWFAYPNANKTTTGKWALQDVSFNVNLGEKLAIMGSTGAGKSTIIALLLRFYEPDDGLILLNGKPLTSYDKVFLRQQFGVVLQKPFLFSTSIRENIAYARKNIHGQTQLSQQTDVSEEDLESVADDACVTDFIHKMSAGYETLVGEKGVTLSGGQKQRVALARTLLSDPAILVLDDATSAVDTETEFKMQQALNKRMKGKTTFIIAHRLTSIQDADKILVLTDGKVLELGTHKELLKNKSFYREVYDIQSSIEDSIQ